The following proteins are encoded in a genomic region of Sulfurimonas sp. HSL3-7:
- a CDS encoding polymer-forming cytoskeletal protein: MALDCDFYFDGEMEGTILSKGMITVGKNGRIKGEVSASHLIVQGKVEGSVDVERIEIKENGHVRGVITSNEMVIEAKGIFEGESHIKSSVVKKQAEVPKKA, encoded by the coding sequence ATAGCACTCGACTGCGATTTCTACTTTGACGGGGAGATGGAGGGGACGATCCTCTCAAAAGGGATGATTACCGTCGGTAAAAACGGCAGGATCAAAGGCGAAGTCAGCGCGTCACACCTGATCGTTCAGGGGAAAGTCGAAGGCAGCGTTGACGTCGAACGCATCGAGATCAAGGAAAACGGCCATGTCAGAGGTGTCATTACTTCGAATGAGATGGTGATCGAAGCCAAAGGTATCTTCGAGGGTGAAAGCCATATTAAAAGTTCGGTGGTCAAAAAGCAGGCGGAAGTGCCTAAAAAAGCTTAA
- a CDS encoding MoxR family ATPase: MKQKIDAIKLEVKKVMVGQEELIDAMLIGLISDGHILVEGVPGLAKTTAINALAKALGLDFKRVQFTPDLLPSDIVGTEMYDQKEGSFKIKRGPAFTNLLLADEINRAPAKVQSALLEVMQEKQITIAEETFKLEAPFLVLATQNPVEQEGAYQLPEAQLDRFMLKVNVDYNSFDEEIEIVNRVANRTFGFIGKVADAADIIAMREAVEQVHVDDTVTAYIVKLIYATREPEKYGVGGVADYLEYGASPRASINLYKAAKAIAYIRGNDFVTPLDIADVLHGVLRHRIILNYKAEAAGITADDIVTKILQAIKLP, from the coding sequence TTGAAACAGAAGATAGATGCTATTAAACTTGAAGTCAAAAAAGTGATGGTCGGCCAGGAAGAGCTGATTGACGCGATGCTTATCGGATTGATCAGTGACGGCCATATTCTGGTCGAAGGGGTGCCGGGTCTGGCCAAGACGACGGCGATAAATGCCCTGGCAAAAGCACTCGGTCTGGATTTCAAACGGGTGCAGTTTACCCCGGACCTTTTGCCGAGCGATATTGTCGGTACGGAGATGTATGATCAGAAAGAGGGGTCGTTCAAGATCAAACGCGGGCCGGCATTCACCAACCTGCTTTTGGCTGATGAGATCAACCGCGCACCGGCGAAAGTGCAGTCGGCTCTCTTGGAGGTGATGCAGGAGAAACAGATCACCATCGCCGAAGAGACCTTCAAGCTTGAGGCGCCGTTTCTGGTACTGGCGACGCAGAACCCGGTTGAACAGGAGGGGGCCTATCAGCTTCCCGAAGCACAGCTTGATCGCTTTATGCTGAAGGTCAATGTGGATTACAACAGTTTTGACGAAGAGATCGAGATCGTCAACCGTGTTGCCAACCGTACTTTCGGTTTTATCGGGAAGGTTGCGGACGCGGCTGACATCATCGCGATGCGCGAGGCAGTGGAACAGGTCCATGTCGACGATACGGTGACGGCCTATATCGTCAAGCTCATCTATGCGACGCGTGAGCCCGAGAAATACGGGGTAGGGGGTGTTGCAGACTATCTTGAATACGGGGCGAGCCCGCGTGCCTCCATCAACCTCTATAAAGCGGCCAAGGCGATCGCCTACATCCGCGGCAACGATTTTGTGACACCGCTTGATATCGCCGATGTGCTGCACGGGGTCCTGCGCCACCGTATCATTCTGAACTACAAGGCAGAAGCTGCCGGCATCACTGCCGACGATATCGTCACGAAGATACTCCAAGCCATTAAACTTCCGTAG
- a CDS encoding DsrE family protein, with translation MKRILMTIVMMAGLLGADTEFAEPKPSIDNPRQIVFCITEGDDEAIHHVLSSANNVLKFYGPENVEMRIVAYYHGIRALLKKEKEIAVRVDALMQYDVEFVACGNTMRTKKIDEKELIDGTEIVTAGIVEMIERVKSGWTYIKP, from the coding sequence ATGAAACGTATTTTGATGACGATCGTCATGATGGCGGGTCTTTTAGGTGCGGACACGGAGTTTGCAGAGCCGAAACCGTCCATTGACAATCCGCGCCAGATCGTCTTCTGCATCACCGAAGGTGATGATGAGGCGATCCACCATGTACTGAGTTCGGCGAACAACGTCCTGAAGTTTTACGGACCGGAGAATGTCGAGATGCGCATCGTCGCTTATTACCACGGCATCCGCGCCCTGCTGAAAAAAGAAAAAGAGATCGCGGTGCGTGTCGATGCACTGATGCAGTACGACGTCGAATTTGTCGCCTGCGGCAACACCATGCGGACGAAAAAGATCGATGAAAAAGAGTTGATCGACGGTACGGAGATCGTTACGGCCGGTATTGTCGAGATGATAGAACGCGTAAAGTCCGGATGGACATATATCAAACCATAA
- a CDS encoding DUF302 domain-containing protein, translating into MIKKIVLALLFITTNILAQGDIKIFTVENDPKSDLPSVIEKTLEANGFYISANSEMNGPFNIQFQQSDYDVFHLLTVFHLKLSDTLVKKYPDAGIFVPMGIGIYQAKGDKSLHASVLTAEAQAKILGLKTVDPLLKSIEKEVTASLMKAMPKATVAISDENPLPAEGPLVTRVEMEVDADDWEDAKEELQMTIEDGFKPMGFVMSNYTEYNYILTQEDKVESPFDFYDTYSICKLKVIYNVAKTRPEASAFAPCTMMVYKKKGDDKIVMGFPGVYNWMSSARVEDKNAKAVLMKAQKDFENILKEATE; encoded by the coding sequence ATGATTAAAAAAATAGTATTGGCGCTGTTGTTCATTACGACCAACATATTGGCGCAAGGCGATATCAAAATATTCACTGTAGAAAATGATCCTAAAAGTGATCTGCCTTCAGTGATAGAAAAGACACTTGAAGCGAACGGTTTTTACATCTCCGCCAACAGCGAGATGAACGGGCCGTTCAATATCCAGTTCCAGCAGAGCGACTATGATGTGTTCCATCTTTTGACGGTTTTCCACCTGAAACTCAGTGATACTCTGGTGAAAAAGTATCCTGATGCCGGAATCTTTGTCCCGATGGGTATCGGTATCTATCAGGCAAAAGGCGATAAGTCGCTGCATGCTTCGGTATTGACGGCAGAGGCGCAGGCAAAGATCCTGGGTCTGAAAACGGTTGACCCTCTTTTGAAGTCGATCGAAAAAGAGGTGACGGCATCACTGATGAAGGCGATGCCGAAAGCGACAGTGGCTATCAGTGATGAGAACCCGCTTCCGGCGGAAGGACCGCTTGTGACACGCGTAGAGATGGAAGTCGATGCCGATGACTGGGAAGATGCGAAGGAAGAGCTTCAGATGACGATCGAAGACGGTTTCAAGCCGATGGGCTTCGTCATGTCCAACTATACGGAATACAACTATATTCTTACGCAAGAAGACAAGGTAGAGAGTCCGTTCGATTTTTACGACACCTACTCGATCTGTAAACTGAAAGTCATCTACAATGTCGCGAAAACCCGTCCGGAAGCCTCTGCATTTGCTCCGTGTACCATGATGGTCTACAAGAAAAAAGGCGATGATAAGATCGTTATGGGCTTTCCAGGTGTCTACAACTGGATGAGCAGCGCCCGTGTTGAAGACAAAAACGCCAAAGCTGTGCTGATGAAGGCGCAGAAGGATTTTGAAAACATTTTAAAAGAGGCGACGGAATAG
- a CDS encoding M23 family metallopeptidase, with protein MDKRFTVTIHDLNGVKQYNLHQIVKKVLLYAGAGLVTFIAAGVAFIFFLNASLDTIDEKKRALEEHNAELRESILSAENDLQAKQEELSVVSDKLGSIETLIGLAPEAENTLLERVEIANLTSAQRAVLLQHIPSGSPVEYKGITSKFGYRIHPTLQRKELHRGTDLRAAMKTKLYATADGVIEYAGNHKASGYGRLIILDHNYGFKTYYGHLNKILVKAGQYVKKGDLIGLTGNSGMSNGPHLHYEVRYIQRVLNPYWFVKWDVENYNTIFEKETKVPWQFLVATITQDHNLQNPVQTTPPSSQLALLSKVK; from the coding sequence ATGGATAAACGTTTTACGGTAACGATACACGATCTTAACGGTGTCAAACAGTACAACCTTCACCAGATCGTTAAAAAAGTGCTTCTCTATGCGGGAGCCGGGCTTGTGACGTTCATCGCTGCAGGGGTTGCTTTTATTTTTTTCCTGAACGCTTCCCTTGACACGATCGATGAAAAGAAACGCGCACTCGAAGAACACAATGCCGAGCTTCGCGAGTCGATCCTTTCCGCCGAAAACGATCTGCAGGCCAAACAGGAAGAGCTTTCCGTCGTCTCCGACAAACTCGGTAGCATCGAAACGCTCATTGGCCTGGCACCAGAGGCTGAGAATACCCTGCTTGAACGGGTCGAAATCGCCAACCTGACATCGGCGCAGCGTGCCGTTTTGCTTCAGCATATCCCAAGCGGTTCGCCGGTAGAGTACAAGGGCATTACCAGCAAGTTCGGCTATCGTATTCATCCGACGCTGCAGCGCAAAGAGTTACACCGCGGTACCGACCTGCGTGCCGCAATGAAGACGAAGCTTTACGCCACGGCAGACGGGGTTATCGAGTATGCGGGCAATCACAAAGCGAGTGGTTACGGCCGTCTGATTATTCTAGATCACAACTACGGTTTCAAGACCTATTACGGCCATTTGAACAAGATACTGGTAAAAGCGGGCCAGTATGTTAAAAAAGGCGATCTCATCGGTCTGACAGGCAACAGCGGGATGAGTAACGGGCCGCATCTGCATTATGAAGTGCGATACATCCAACGGGTGCTGAACCCTTACTGGTTTGTCAAGTGGGATGTGGAAAATTACAACACAATATTCGAAAAGGAGACTAAGGTTCCATGGCAATTTTTGGTAGCAACGATAACACAGGATCACAATCTGCAAAACCCAGTACAAACAACACCACCATCATCACAGCTGGCGCTTCTCTCAAAGGTGAAATAG
- a CDS encoding VWA domain-containing protein, whose translation MGNIVFEYPYVLLLALLFVVCERFCKAKRQQLILPNLPMLKKAAQQQGLLVNALKFLMLALLVTAMASPIKEDEIVVQNDKGYEISLLLDASGSMEQYNKFGIVKEIVLDFLKKREHDKLGLTIFADFAYVAIPLTYDKKSISELLEKIHVGVAGRQRTALYEALFMSSKLFKASTAKHKIAILLTDGIDNTGTIPLDVAVKTAKKYGIKVYVIGVGGAGDYDPAVLQQIARETGGTFYEAGSGERIRAIYEEIDRLEKSEIKANKYVRKHYFFQYPLGAAVGVMFLYLFARRRRYAL comes from the coding sequence GTGGGTAATATTGTTTTCGAATACCCGTATGTTTTGCTTCTTGCGTTGCTCTTCGTTGTCTGCGAGCGCTTTTGCAAGGCAAAACGCCAGCAGCTGATCCTGCCGAACCTGCCGATGTTGAAAAAGGCGGCGCAGCAACAGGGCCTTCTCGTCAACGCTCTGAAGTTCCTGATGCTTGCGCTTCTGGTCACGGCAATGGCAAGCCCCATCAAGGAGGATGAGATCGTCGTCCAGAATGACAAAGGATATGAGATCTCGCTTCTGCTTGATGCCAGTGGTTCGATGGAGCAGTACAACAAATTCGGAATCGTCAAAGAGATCGTTCTGGACTTTCTGAAAAAGCGCGAGCACGACAAGCTGGGGCTGACGATCTTCGCGGATTTCGCCTATGTCGCCATCCCGCTGACCTACGATAAGAAGAGCATTAGCGAACTGCTTGAAAAGATCCATGTGGGTGTTGCGGGTAGACAGCGTACCGCGCTTTATGAAGCGCTTTTTATGAGCTCTAAACTCTTTAAGGCGTCAACGGCCAAACACAAGATCGCGATCCTTTTGACCGACGGTATCGACAATACGGGCACGATTCCGCTTGATGTGGCGGTTAAGACGGCGAAGAAGTACGGCATCAAAGTCTACGTCATCGGTGTCGGCGGGGCGGGTGATTATGATCCTGCCGTGTTGCAGCAGATAGCCCGGGAGACCGGAGGTACGTTTTATGAGGCGGGTTCCGGCGAGCGTATCAGGGCGATCTATGAGGAGATAGACAGGCTTGAAAAGAGCGAGATCAAGGCAAACAAGTATGTCAGAAAACACTACTTCTTTCAATACCCTCTGGGTGCCGCAGTCGGGGTGATGTTCCTCTATCTCTTTGCCAGAAGGAGACGTTATGCTCTTTAA
- a CDS encoding BatD family protein, with the protein MKLPIGKIAALLLLPLLLFAEVKVSVDNNVLYAGDNVTYTITATGSDIEFPVITSIDGNPILATNSSQNISITNGNYTKTHSKSYTFTPKASLQIPSYKVLVDGGVERTKPVDVKIVKPSQDKRAPIVLDMHLSKEQAYVGEAVRFDLVLKKKPDTRVDKLEIEEPKFEDFWVKKIDGVRQGVEGEYSTEAYSYLLFPQKSGTLKIPAVVAKVGKYVQSRRGLDPFFDNAFGRNLRVSSVISNEESLTVEPLPDGLELYGDFNINVSVDKTAVVANKPLNLTVSIDGVGNIDDIKKYSLDIDGAVIYANAPEIKARVVGEDYLGSFEQKIVIIADGNYTIPPLMLRYFDRESQKEVVKKSDPIAVEVTGGTVRAASPQSTLESKIEVADAIKEKSTTLKTSVQESSRIELLYAASTGFVVGGLFAWLLMRSRSEALPKKRRESTMAESVKKAKNDKALFELLLPYKKESAVIESALAELEKNLYYGGTNTVDKKALIDFFNGLPNEPELL; encoded by the coding sequence ATGAAACTACCGATTGGTAAGATAGCCGCACTTTTGCTGCTGCCGCTTCTTCTTTTTGCCGAGGTGAAGGTGAGTGTCGATAACAATGTGTTGTACGCCGGTGACAACGTCACCTATACGATCACGGCGACGGGAAGTGATATCGAGTTCCCCGTTATCACCTCCATCGACGGCAATCCGATCCTGGCGACAAACAGTTCGCAGAACATCAGCATCACCAACGGAAACTACACAAAAACACATTCCAAAAGTTATACCTTTACGCCGAAAGCGTCGTTGCAGATTCCAAGCTACAAAGTGCTTGTCGACGGCGGTGTCGAACGGACAAAACCTGTCGATGTCAAAATTGTCAAACCGTCACAGGATAAGAGGGCACCGATTGTTTTGGACATGCACCTCTCAAAAGAGCAGGCGTATGTCGGCGAGGCGGTACGGTTTGATCTTGTCTTAAAGAAAAAGCCTGACACTCGTGTTGACAAGTTGGAGATCGAAGAGCCGAAGTTTGAGGATTTCTGGGTCAAAAAGATAGACGGTGTCCGACAGGGTGTTGAGGGAGAATACAGCACGGAGGCCTACAGCTATCTGCTTTTTCCGCAGAAAAGCGGCACCTTGAAGATTCCCGCGGTAGTGGCCAAAGTGGGCAAGTATGTCCAGTCGCGCCGAGGCCTTGACCCTTTCTTTGACAACGCTTTCGGGCGAAATCTGCGTGTTAGCAGCGTGATTTCCAATGAAGAGAGCCTTACCGTGGAGCCGCTGCCGGACGGGCTTGAACTCTACGGGGACTTCAATATCAACGTAAGCGTCGACAAGACGGCAGTTGTCGCAAACAAGCCGCTTAACCTGACCGTCTCGATTGACGGCGTTGGCAATATCGATGATATCAAAAAGTATTCGCTCGATATTGACGGGGCGGTGATCTATGCCAATGCCCCTGAGATCAAAGCACGTGTCGTCGGCGAAGATTATCTGGGCAGTTTCGAGCAGAAGATTGTCATCATAGCTGATGGCAACTACACGATACCGCCGTTGATGCTGCGCTACTTTGACCGCGAGAGCCAGAAAGAGGTGGTCAAAAAGAGCGATCCGATTGCGGTCGAAGTGACGGGCGGTACCGTGAGGGCGGCTTCGCCGCAAAGCACGCTTGAAAGCAAGATCGAGGTGGCAGATGCGATCAAAGAGAAATCTACCACGTTGAAAACGTCTGTTCAAGAGAGCAGCCGGATAGAGCTGCTCTATGCAGCATCGACGGGATTTGTGGTAGGTGGTCTATTCGCGTGGCTGCTTATGCGAAGCCGTTCTGAAGCACTGCCGAAAAAGAGGCGAGAAAGTACGATGGCTGAAAGCGTCAAAAAGGCAAAAAACGATAAAGCCCTCTTTGAACTGCTGCTGCCGTATAAAAAAGAGAGTGCCGTGATCGAAAGTGCCCTGGCCGAACTGGAAAAGAACCTTTATTACGGGGGTACGAACACGGTTGACAAAAAGGCGTTGATCGATTTTTTTAATGGTCTGCCGAACGAACCCGAACTGCTCTAA
- the glmS gene encoding glutamine--fructose-6-phosphate transaminase (isomerizing), whose protein sequence is MCGIVGYVGKHKVKDILLDGLQELEYRGYDSAGIAVLQKEDFSFYKAVGKLENLIEKTADFNPEGFAIGIGHTRWATHGKPTELNAHPHLGESSFVVHNGIIENYQEIKNALVKEGKHFLSQTDTEVIVHLFEKHLKNEATPFDAFKKMLSQLKGAYAILLATKSLPDTIFFAKNGSPMIIGVTEENEKIFASSDAPLIGNANHVLYLNDGEYGYVSPDELRLFDNENKEVPLQFSTLPASKLSAQKEGFRFFMEKEIYEQSSVISDTFLGRIQDEGIAFEELDPSLFEGINEIKLCACGTSYHAALTSSYLFERYAKIRSSVEIASELRYKEPLLTKDTLFVVISQSGETADTLETLKMAKKAGLKTLVICNVDNSSMVRLADATILTRAGIEKGVASTKAFATQMSVLWMLSLFLAKARETLSTEEIQQQIQALRGVPNSVKVTDELHEKIRRLSKRYLHGHGFFFIGRDVFYPLALEGALKLKEITYLHAEGYPSGEMKHGPIAMADPDLFTIALLPKNMLYEKAKSNVEELSARDSTICAISPLEFDKADDFIKTADRDHYMLEFFEMMVIVQLLAMEISIRLGNDVDMPRNLAKSVTVE, encoded by the coding sequence ATGTGTGGAATAGTCGGATATGTAGGAAAACACAAGGTCAAGGATATACTGCTAGACGGGCTCCAAGAACTTGAATACCGCGGGTATGACTCTGCCGGCATCGCCGTCTTGCAAAAGGAAGATTTCTCTTTTTATAAAGCGGTCGGAAAACTTGAAAATCTTATAGAAAAGACCGCCGACTTCAACCCGGAAGGTTTTGCCATCGGTATCGGTCATACCCGCTGGGCAACGCACGGCAAACCCACCGAGCTCAATGCCCACCCCCACCTTGGCGAATCTTCTTTCGTGGTGCACAACGGCATTATCGAGAACTACCAGGAGATCAAGAATGCTCTTGTCAAAGAGGGCAAACACTTTTTGAGCCAGACTGATACCGAAGTGATCGTTCACCTTTTTGAAAAGCATCTCAAGAATGAAGCGACTCCCTTCGATGCCTTTAAGAAAATGCTGTCCCAACTCAAAGGGGCCTACGCCATTCTCCTGGCGACAAAGTCACTGCCCGACACTATCTTTTTTGCCAAGAACGGTTCGCCGATGATTATCGGCGTGACCGAAGAGAACGAAAAGATCTTTGCCTCGTCAGACGCACCGCTTATCGGCAATGCAAACCATGTACTCTACCTCAACGACGGAGAATACGGCTATGTCTCACCGGACGAGCTGAGACTCTTTGACAATGAAAATAAAGAGGTGCCACTCCAGTTCTCCACCCTGCCGGCCTCAAAGCTTTCTGCACAAAAAGAGGGATTCCGATTCTTTATGGAAAAAGAGATCTACGAGCAGAGTAGCGTCATCAGTGACACCTTCCTCGGCCGCATCCAGGATGAGGGGATCGCCTTTGAAGAGCTTGACCCATCACTGTTTGAGGGCATCAACGAGATCAAGCTCTGTGCCTGCGGCACCTCGTACCATGCGGCTTTGACCTCCTCCTATCTTTTCGAGCGCTATGCCAAGATCCGCTCTTCCGTCGAGATCGCGAGCGAACTGCGCTACAAAGAGCCGCTTCTAACGAAAGACACCCTCTTCGTCGTCATCTCGCAGAGCGGGGAGACGGCAGACACCCTCGAGACGCTCAAGATGGCCAAGAAAGCCGGTTTGAAGACCCTTGTGATCTGTAACGTTGACAATTCCTCGATGGTACGCCTGGCCGATGCCACCATCCTTACCCGAGCCGGCATCGAAAAAGGGGTCGCCTCGACCAAGGCCTTTGCCACACAGATGAGCGTCCTCTGGATGCTTTCACTCTTTTTGGCAAAAGCGCGCGAAACGCTGAGCACCGAAGAGATCCAGCAGCAGATCCAGGCCCTCCGCGGCGTGCCAAACAGTGTCAAGGTGACCGACGAACTTCACGAGAAGATCCGACGCCTCTCCAAGCGTTACCTTCACGGACATGGTTTCTTCTTTATAGGCCGCGATGTCTTCTACCCGCTTGCCCTGGAAGGCGCGCTCAAACTCAAAGAGATCACCTACCTGCATGCCGAAGGCTACCCGAGCGGTGAGATGAAGCACGGCCCTATCGCCATGGCCGACCCCGATCTCTTTACCATCGCACTGTTACCGAAAAATATGCTCTACGAGAAAGCCAAAAGCAATGTCGAAGAACTGAGTGCGCGCGACAGCACCATCTGTGCTATCAGCCCTCTCGAGTTCGACAAGGCTGACGACTTCATCAAAACAGCGGATCGTGACCACTATATGCTGGAGTTCTTTGAGATGATGGTAATCGTACAGCTGCTGGCAATGGAGATCTCTATCCGCCTGGGCAACGATGTCGATATGCCGAGAAACCTGGCGAAGAGTGTGACGGTTGAGTAG
- a CDS encoding tetratricopeptide repeat protein translates to MRRLIVLLLLAGSTLFGGILDFRTLDQAKEAYAAGRYDEAAKLYETIEEKNDDLRFNLGDAYYKEQKFDEALKQYEQVKKPELRAKALHNMGNAYAKTHKIDEAIASYEEALKQSDDEDTKYNLELLKKQKEQQQKQNQDQQQNDQDQKKQDDQKQDQKEQEQKNDQQDQKQDQGSDQKSNQDQQERQDDRQKAQNEEQSDEQNAEDEKEKHAKEDEASKEDKPEKEQNAMSQNEAKEEPISDMQERKYENQLNKRGIRTLMVPLKTQGGQDNETTDW, encoded by the coding sequence ATGCGTAGGCTTATTGTTCTTTTACTTCTTGCCGGTTCGACGCTTTTCGGCGGTATTTTGGACTTCAGAACGCTCGATCAGGCCAAAGAGGCGTATGCTGCAGGCCGCTACGATGAAGCGGCGAAGCTCTATGAAACGATAGAAGAGAAAAACGACGACCTCCGTTTTAACCTGGGCGATGCCTATTATAAAGAGCAGAAATTTGACGAGGCACTGAAACAGTACGAGCAGGTGAAAAAGCCGGAGCTCCGTGCCAAGGCCCTGCACAATATGGGCAATGCCTATGCAAAAACCCACAAGATCGACGAGGCCATCGCATCATACGAAGAGGCTTTGAAACAGAGTGATGATGAAGATACAAAATACAATCTGGAACTGTTGAAAAAGCAGAAAGAACAGCAACAAAAGCAAAACCAGGATCAGCAGCAGAACGATCAGGATCAGAAAAAGCAGGATGATCAGAAACAAGATCAAAAAGAACAAGAGCAGAAAAACGATCAGCAGGATCAAAAACAGGATCAGGGCTCTGATCAAAAGAGCAATCAGGATCAGCAAGAGAGACAAGATGACCGGCAAAAGGCGCAAAACGAAGAGCAGTCTGATGAACAAAACGCAGAAGACGAAAAAGAGAAGCATGCCAAAGAAGATGAAGCCTCCAAAGAGGATAAACCTGAAAAAGAGCAGAATGCTATGAGCCAAAACGAAGCTAAAGAGGAGCCGATCAGCGACATGCAGGAACGCAAATATGAGAACCAGTTAAACAAGCGCGGTATCCGTACCCTGATGGTCCCGCTTAAAACACAAGGAGGTCAGGATAATGAAACTACCGATTGGTAA
- a CDS encoding DUF58 domain-containing protein gives MFIDKREEILIKTRRNIFGQNVGGNPSLFSGNGLDFKELREYDVGDDVRKINWKVTAKAGRPFVNLFNEERELNIVVAFMVSGSIYFGTRRFKQELMAEILALLSYSTLKNDDRLSTLFFSDREEFFMPPTKKMGSLHITLEKALGLDPLEKVSDFNALVHYVNERIKRRSLIFVVSDFYGDVDLSLLNKHEVFGIMVRDRFEEEPKLFGEMDLIDPTTMHNEAFMLSPKIMQSYRKALEAHDEKLFEHFAQHRIKHTKIYTDEEPFIKLSSLFRH, from the coding sequence ATGTTCATCGATAAGCGCGAAGAGATTCTGATCAAGACCCGCCGTAATATCTTTGGTCAGAACGTGGGCGGGAACCCCTCTCTCTTCTCCGGCAACGGTCTCGACTTCAAGGAACTCCGCGAATACGACGTCGGTGACGATGTCCGCAAGATCAACTGGAAGGTGACGGCCAAGGCGGGCCGACCCTTTGTCAACCTCTTTAATGAAGAACGCGAACTCAACATCGTTGTCGCCTTTATGGTCAGCGGCAGCATCTATTTCGGCACCAGGCGTTTCAAACAGGAGCTGATGGCGGAGATACTGGCACTGCTCTCCTACTCGACGCTTAAAAACGATGACCGCCTGAGCACACTCTTTTTCTCGGACAGAGAGGAGTTCTTTATGCCGCCTACCAAGAAGATGGGCTCCTTGCATATCACTCTGGAAAAAGCGCTCGGTCTCGACCCTTTGGAGAAGGTGAGTGACTTTAACGCCCTGGTGCACTACGTCAATGAGCGGATAAAACGCCGTTCGCTCATCTTTGTCGTGAGTGACTTTTACGGGGATGTGGACCTTTCGCTGCTGAACAAACACGAGGTCTTCGGTATTATGGTGCGCGATCGGTTTGAAGAGGAGCCGAAACTTTTCGGCGAGATGGACCTGATCGATCCGACCACGATGCACAACGAGGCATTCATGCTTTCACCGAAGATTATGCAGAGTTATCGCAAAGCGCTTGAAGCGCACGACGAAAAGCTCTTTGAACACTTTGCCCAGCATCGCATCAAACATACGAAAATCTACACCGATGAAGAGCCGTTTATAAAACTCTCTTCACTCTTTAGGCATTGA
- a CDS encoding VWA domain-containing protein, with protein sequence MLFKSPELLLLLLLLIPFSVMLFRKGASLSHYFDAELLKKLQLSESFLNPALRNALFLIASALMIVALARPYIDNGEIKVKSSTIDIMAAFDISRSMFANDVYPNRLELAKKKFKAFSGDFQEAKIGVVGFSSRAFLVSPLTEDFATLDYLVKNMNLDSVTLRGTSVMNALEVTNDLLKESEKKALVLFSDGGDSADFAKEIAYAKEHNIVVFVYNIGTRKGGVIPDAKGALTDKNGDIVVVRLNEKIKELALRSGGAYMEYSLKSNDINALAQAIKQRFSDKNEASSTIRDERELFYYPLALALLLLLTSLYSMPSTRRKHA encoded by the coding sequence ATGCTCTTTAAATCGCCTGAACTGCTGCTCCTTCTACTGTTGCTTATTCCCTTTTCGGTGATGCTTTTTAGAAAGGGGGCGAGTCTGAGCCACTACTTTGATGCGGAGCTCCTCAAAAAGCTGCAGCTCTCAGAAAGCTTCCTGAATCCTGCTCTCAGGAACGCGCTGTTTCTGATCGCATCGGCACTGATGATCGTTGCCCTGGCCCGTCCCTATATCGACAACGGCGAGATTAAGGTCAAGTCGAGCACTATCGACATCATGGCAGCCTTTGACATCTCGCGCTCCATGTTCGCAAACGATGTCTATCCGAACCGTCTGGAACTGGCGAAGAAGAAGTTTAAAGCGTTCAGCGGCGACTTTCAGGAGGCGAAGATCGGGGTGGTGGGCTTCAGCTCCCGTGCCTTTCTGGTCTCGCCGCTGACCGAGGATTTTGCGACTCTTGATTATCTGGTCAAGAACATGAACCTCGACTCCGTTACGCTTCGGGGAACCTCGGTAATGAACGCCCTGGAGGTGACAAACGACCTTCTGAAAGAGAGTGAGAAAAAAGCGCTTGTGCTCTTTAGCGACGGGGGTGATTCTGCGGACTTTGCAAAAGAGATCGCCTATGCCAAAGAGCACAATATTGTCGTCTTCGTCTACAATATCGGTACCAGAAAAGGGGGTGTCATCCCCGACGCGAAAGGTGCACTGACCGATAAAAACGGTGATATCGTCGTTGTTCGTCTCAACGAGAAGATCAAAGAGCTGGCGCTCCGAAGCGGCGGTGCCTATATGGAATATTCATTAAAGAGCAACGATATAAATGCCTTGGCTCAGGCGATCAAACAGCGTTTCAGTGATAAAAATGAAGCGAGTTCGACTATCAGAGATGAGAGGGAACTCTTTTACTATCCGCTTGCTCTGGCCCTTTTGCTGCTCTTAACCTCGCTCTATTCGATGCCTTCAACAAGGAGGAAACATGCGTAG